Proteins from a genomic interval of Clostridium sp. M62/1:
- a CDS encoding CD1845 family protein, protein MNIVIGLLKLILKIVAAPVVVVLTVAIWMCVGIVYVCGLVLGLLSTVVALLGVAVMITYSLQNGIILLVMAFLISPYGLPMAAIWLLGKAQDLKFTIRDLVYR, encoded by the coding sequence ATGAATATAGTGATTGGCTTGCTCAAACTGATTTTGAAGATCGTTGCCGCACCAGTAGTGGTGGTGCTCACGGTTGCCATTTGGATGTGTGTAGGAATTGTTTATGTATGCGGCTTAGTACTGGGGCTGCTCAGTACGGTGGTTGCTCTGTTGGGCGTGGCAGTAATGATTACTTACTCTCTACAAAACGGCATCATTCTGTTGGTGATGGCATTCCTTATCAGCCCATACGGTCTGCCAATGGCAGCCATCTGGTTATTGGGTAAGGCTCAGGATTTGAAATTTACAATTCGTGATTTGGTTTACAGGTAA
- a CDS encoding TetR/AcrR family transcriptional regulator, with protein MARKAYSEEDRVQVRNALMTTMIQCIADRGLIHSSIDVLCRKVEISKTFFYSFFSSKEELVLYALRYQQPKLLDYARSLMEDPGLSWRAGVETFLKNCCYGAKSGVAVLSIEEEQQVRHCLSEENFQAFRRDQIIFYGKLLSIFGLPVDSIDPRLFGNLALSMMMVHKAIPDTMPFLFPEVAEDMVDFQVRALVDEMERVKEHVR; from the coding sequence ATGGCACGAAAAGCCTATTCTGAAGAAGATAGAGTGCAAGTGCGGAATGCCCTAATGACCACCATGATTCAGTGTATCGCGGATCGGGGATTGATTCACAGCAGTATTGATGTTTTGTGCAGAAAAGTAGAGATCTCCAAGACCTTCTTCTACAGTTTTTTCTCATCCAAGGAAGAACTGGTGCTCTACGCCCTGCGATACCAACAGCCCAAGCTGCTGGATTATGCCAGATCCCTAATGGAGGACCCCGGACTCAGTTGGCGGGCGGGAGTGGAAACCTTTCTGAAAAACTGCTGTTATGGAGCTAAAAGCGGAGTTGCCGTTTTGTCCATTGAGGAGGAGCAGCAAGTACGCCACTGCCTTTCCGAGGAGAATTTCCAGGCGTTCCGGCGGGATCAGATTATTTTTTATGGAAAGCTGCTTTCCATCTTTGGCCTCCCTGTGGACAGTATTGATCCCCGGCTGTTTGGCAATCTGGCCCTCAGCATGATGATGGTACACAAAGCCATTCCAGACACCATGCCATTTCTATTCCCAGAGGTGGCGGAGGATATGGTGGACTTCCAGGTCAGGGCTCTGGTGGACGAGATGGAGCGGGTAAAAGAGCATGTGCGGTAG
- a CDS encoding DUF6138 family protein, with protein MSLPKRNSADGRCYWMKPEVQEELQPLFDQCIQDAIDGRITRLDSLWPPVVVSSEGAPFEVHALVRKWTEAQQAETLDAEKAIAFSENLRRQSRWGEIDYYLLDMLKRELQEKYFVVTGNEDDHFWDREYSLKPGIRAEEVPEPLLRFACYVAVSYKVYGLDFEYLDANYLFGLVEKVRPDMVKKLREHGTGKLPLSLQKRKTEHFTASANDAFAVIRITARDNTEECCREVLNYLCEILEQEDFPRSYAVEFKGPEKSYLPITGLPKKGVNQLFACAVEYPGLHPLMEQYARLAMRQYEQYTNLSDEQCALPGSFAVFALGMLGQEWRQLVWDYLDLCDDEHSHLQEKFLREYVKQFGFTADTVPVFVRGVLSMQNMKYSKDYAAWMANAESLDALLEAKTHLSEIVPSGFSSDEDDDDDEEPAEETEASPEEVLQYAWETVCYVIWGKGSAKGGQKVVEAASEELKERCRQIFIPITESLEERGGLL; from the coding sequence ATGAGTTTACCAAAACGAAATAGTGCGGACGGGCGCTGTTACTGGATGAAGCCCGAGGTGCAGGAGGAACTGCAACCGCTCTTTGACCAGTGTATCCAGGATGCCATTGACGGGAGAATCACGCGGCTTGATTCCCTCTGGCCGCCGGTAGTGGTCAGCAGCGAAGGCGCACCCTTTGAGGTGCACGCTCTGGTGAGAAAATGGACCGAAGCGCAGCAGGCCGAGACCCTTGACGCGGAAAAGGCCATTGCTTTCAGCGAAAACCTGCGCCGCCAGAGCCGCTGGGGTGAAATTGACTACTATTTACTTGATATGCTGAAACGGGAGCTACAAGAGAAGTATTTTGTTGTGACAGGCAATGAAGATGATCACTTCTGGGATCGGGAGTATTCCCTGAAACCAGGTATCCGTGCAGAGGAGGTCCCGGAGCCGCTGCTGCGTTTTGCCTGCTATGTGGCGGTGAGCTATAAAGTGTATGGTTTGGACTTTGAGTATCTGGACGCCAATTACCTCTTTGGATTGGTGGAGAAAGTCCGTCCGGATATGGTGAAAAAGCTCCGGGAACACGGGACCGGCAAGCTGCCGCTCTCTCTGCAAAAGAGGAAAACAGAGCACTTCACTGCATCGGCCAACGATGCCTTTGCTGTGATCCGTATTACTGCCAGGGACAACACGGAGGAATGCTGCCGTGAAGTGCTGAACTACCTGTGTGAGATTCTGGAGCAGGAGGATTTTCCCCGCAGCTATGCGGTGGAGTTCAAAGGGCCGGAAAAGAGTTATCTTCCCATCACAGGACTGCCCAAAAAGGGAGTAAACCAGCTCTTTGCCTGTGCCGTGGAGTACCCCGGCCTCCACCCCCTGATGGAACAGTACGCCCGGCTTGCCATGCGGCAATATGAGCAGTACACCAATCTCAGCGATGAGCAGTGCGCGCTCCCCGGAAGTTTTGCCGTGTTCGCCCTGGGAATGCTGGGGCAAGAGTGGCGGCAGCTGGTATGGGATTATCTCGATCTCTGCGATGATGAGCACTCCCACTTACAGGAAAAATTCCTCCGGGAGTATGTGAAACAGTTCGGATTTACCGCCGATACCGTCCCTGTATTTGTCCGTGGGGTGCTGTCCATGCAGAACATGAAGTATTCCAAGGACTATGCCGCGTGGATGGCAAACGCAGAAAGCCTGGACGCTCTGCTGGAGGCAAAAACCCACCTGTCCGAGATCGTTCCAAGCGGTTTTTCCTCCGACGAGGATGACGATGATGACGAGGAACCCGCCGAGGAAACAGAAGCCAGCCCGGAGGAAGTGCTGCAATACGCATGGGAGACGGTCTGCTATGTGATCTGGGGAAAGGGCAGCGCCAAGGGTGGTCAAAAAGTGGTGGAAGCAGCTTCGGAGGAACTGAAAGAGCGTTGCCGGCAGATTTTTATTCCAATCACGGAGAGCCTGGAAGAAAGAGGTGGCCTGCTATGA
- a CDS encoding DUF6138 family protein translates to MSLPKRDGVHGRYYLIHKPDTDPEVLEQADQCIQDVLDGTAKENHSGYPVVVRNQNGTPFLPSQLLERYLSKLPLKGFPYADAVAFCDALRRLAGWKEIDHTLGQYIEHQVQERYFEVGEKEDYFSAYPPCTVWPELRPEDVDDGLLRFACYVAVCYTVYGASYNSLTTEHILGLVSQIRPDMVKQLKTGGSGKLPKDIQRRKTEHFTASANDVFATIRITARDSTEECYAEILDYLCAVLEQEGFPRSYSVEFRGKEKLYLPIPGLPKKGVNQLFACAVQHPNLHPAMARYARLAMREFEWYQNLSDEACAMPGTFAVFALGLEGEPWAPLVTEYLDLCDDEHSSLQGKFLHALIRKFGFQPWTLGVLVRGALSMQWLEPAREFRSLIANRESLDALLAVKRRFSAYLLPEENEDPKFRAIAWQSLLWAIWGQASENGGSKVIKTAPKELRERYQEIFQ, encoded by the coding sequence ATGAGTTTACCGAAACGAGACGGCGTGCATGGCCGTTATTATCTGATCCATAAACCGGACACAGACCCCGAAGTGCTGGAACAAGCCGATCAGTGCATTCAGGATGTGTTGGATGGAACCGCAAAAGAAAACCATTCCGGCTACCCGGTGGTTGTTCGGAATCAAAACGGAACACCCTTTCTTCCCAGCCAGCTGCTGGAGCGGTACCTGTCCAAACTGCCTTTGAAGGGATTTCCCTATGCGGATGCGGTCGCCTTCTGCGATGCCCTGCGGCGGCTGGCGGGCTGGAAAGAGATTGACCACACACTGGGACAATACATCGAACATCAGGTGCAGGAGCGGTATTTTGAGGTTGGAGAGAAAGAGGATTACTTTTCCGCTTACCCGCCCTGCACCGTGTGGCCCGAACTGAGGCCGGAGGATGTGGATGACGGCCTGCTGCGCTTTGCCTGCTATGTGGCGGTCTGTTATACGGTATATGGAGCCAGCTACAACTCCCTCACCACCGAGCACATTCTCGGCCTGGTTTCCCAGATTCGCCCGGACATGGTGAAGCAGCTGAAAACGGGCGGCAGCGGCAAATTGCCAAAGGACATCCAGCGGCGTAAGACGGAGCATTTCACCGCATCGGCCAATGATGTGTTTGCTACCATCCGCATCACCGCCAGGGACTCCACGGAGGAGTGCTATGCTGAAATTCTGGATTACCTGTGTGCGGTGTTGGAGCAGGAGGGATTTCCCCGCAGTTACTCGGTGGAGTTCCGTGGGAAGGAAAAACTCTATCTGCCCATTCCCGGTCTGCCCAAAAAGGGCGTCAATCAGCTCTTTGCCTGTGCTGTGCAACACCCCAATCTGCATCCGGCTATGGCGCGATACGCTCGTCTGGCTATGCGGGAATTTGAGTGGTACCAAAACCTCTCAGATGAAGCCTGTGCGATGCCCGGCACCTTCGCCGTGTTTGCCCTGGGGCTGGAGGGAGAACCGTGGGCACCGCTGGTGACGGAGTATCTGGATCTCTGCGATGACGAGCACTCCTCCCTGCAAGGGAAATTCCTTCATGCCTTGATCCGAAAGTTTGGGTTCCAACCATGGACGCTGGGGGTATTGGTGCGGGGCGCATTATCTATGCAGTGGCTGGAGCCTGCCAGAGAATTCCGCAGCCTGATAGCCAATAGGGAAAGCCTGGATGCACTGCTGGCAGTCAAGCGCCGCTTTTCCGCTTATCTCCTGCCGGAAGAAAACGAAGACCCGAAATTCCGGGCCATCGCTTGGCAGAGCCTGCTCTGGGCCATCTGGGGGCAAGCCTCTGAAAACGGCGGCAGCAAGGTCATTAAGACGGCTCCGAAGGAACTGAGAGAAAGGTATCAGGAAATTTTTCAATAG
- a CDS encoding ankyrin repeat domain-containing protein — translation MSEVSYSNVPPMMAAIKSGDIEAIRSLLHAGHSPNEPQCYHVMIGDWPRDDEASPLELAVLENRMDMVQLLIECGADLTHNPEELLCGSLRSQDLTLFSFLVDVGVRIPATQRDICRLFLHLVDRDEPNVLPILKRMGMDLKQYGGEALRSMASHGNQLLVEYLIQNGADINYHKPDMVFPYASTPVTEAARHNDFSMVRWLVEQGADITIPDKYGDRPYTVAVQNKNQEMAAYLKALEPEEWHNEQEKARQLMPYKLPAKLVEYLKTGPLRLEFPERELVKWAELYPYMDLQEMTWKRKKLLSLMAKMDNYSDYLLLWSPRDKKLWYLDIEHKEFHPLAKWEEFIADPGKYLNGMIEGEFEE, via the coding sequence ATGAGTGAAGTAAGCTATTCAAATGTACCTCCCATGATGGCTGCCATCAAAAGTGGTGACATAGAGGCGATTCGTTCCCTGCTTCACGCAGGGCATTCTCCCAATGAGCCACAATGCTATCATGTAATGATTGGAGATTGGCCGCGGGATGACGAAGCCTCTCCGCTGGAATTGGCTGTACTGGAAAATCGGATGGACATGGTACAGCTCCTGATCGAATGCGGAGCAGATTTGACCCATAACCCGGAAGAATTGCTTTGTGGTTCCCTGCGCAGTCAAGACCTGACCCTGTTTTCCTTTTTGGTAGATGTGGGAGTCAGAATCCCCGCAACGCAAAGGGATATATGCAGGCTGTTTCTCCACTTGGTGGATCGGGATGAGCCTAATGTACTCCCCATTTTGAAAAGGATGGGCATGGATTTGAAACAATACGGCGGTGAAGCCCTGCGCAGTATGGCGAGCCATGGAAATCAGCTGCTGGTGGAGTATCTGATTCAAAACGGGGCGGACATCAACTATCACAAGCCAGATATGGTGTTTCCCTACGCTTCGACTCCTGTCACTGAAGCTGCACGGCACAACGATTTTTCTATGGTGCGCTGGCTTGTGGAACAGGGTGCAGACATCACCATCCCGGATAAATACGGTGACCGGCCCTACACCGTGGCAGTACAGAACAAAAATCAGGAAATGGCCGCCTACTTAAAAGCTCTGGAGCCGGAGGAATGGCATAACGAACAGGAAAAGGCGCGTCAACTCATGCCTTACAAGCTGCCTGCCAAGCTGGTGGAATACTTAAAGACCGGCCCCTTGCGTCTGGAATTTCCAGAGCGGGAACTGGTGAAATGGGCGGAACTGTACCCCTACATGGATTTACAGGAGATGACCTGGAAACGGAAAAAGTTGCTCTCCCTTATGGCGAAAATGGACAATTACAGCGACTATTTGCTGCTGTGGAGTCCCAGAGATAAGAAACTCTGGTATCTGGACATTGAGCATAAGGAGTTTCATCCGTTAGCCAAATGGGAGGAATTTATTGCTGATCCCGGAAAATATCTTAATGGAATGATTGAGGGCGAGTTTGAGGAATAA